From the Haemophilus parainfluenzae genome, the window TTCAACTTTATGATCACGCGCTTGAGGTGCTGGTGTTAAACCAGACGTAGCGGAGACCTTGATAATGTCTTGCGATTGAACGCCTTGACCACTTCCTGCCATATTATGCCTCCGCTTTCTCAATGTTTACCAAGAATGTTTTATATTCTGGTGTTTGAGTGACTGCTTCACCCCAAGATGGTGTTAAGGTGTTGGTGGAGAAACCACGATTACCTTTACCATTTAAGGCTTTCATATTCCAGTGAATTGGAATACCCACGTGATGTACGGTACGTCCATCGACTTCTAAATCTTTCAAACGTTTTGTTACCACTGCAACGGCTTTAATGTAGCCACGGCGAGAAGTAATTTTCACCATATCACCTTTTTGGATGCCTTTTTCTGCTGCTAATTTCTCACCAATTTCCACGAATTGTTGTGGTTGAGCGATGATATTTAACGCAGATTGAGCTGTCCAACTGTGGAAGTGCTCGGTCAAACGATAAGTCGTTGCCACATAAGGGAAGTCTTTGTTTGAACCGATAAATTCACGGTCTTCTTTATAAATACGAACAGTCGGATCAGAGACGACACTTGGGTGTAGTGGGTTAGTGTCAATCGGACTCTCAATTGGTTCATAGTGCTCCGGCATAGGACCATTCGCAATTTTATCTACCGCGAATAGACGGCCAACACCTTCCGCAGACATAATAAATGGACCTGCGTCAGAACCTGGTGGTTGTGTGCCATAGTCAGCGACATCTAACCAGTTCCAGTTTTTACCGTTCCATTTGATTAATTGACGGTGTTTATCCCAAGGGTTACCATTAATATCAAGTGAAGCACGGCTATAAAGAATACGACGGTTTGCTGGCCATGCGAAGCCCCAACCTAATGTACAACCTAAACCTGATGGGTCAGAGTTGTCACGGTTTGCGGTTTGGTTACCTTTTTCAGTCCATTGACCCACATAGATCCAGTTACCTGCAGAGGTTGTACCATCATCACGTAAGTGAGCGAATCCGTTAAGTAACTGACCTTTTTTATACATGACGTTGCCATCAGCATCGAGAAGATCAGCAAGCGCGTAGCCGTTTAATTCTTTCGCTAACTCTACAGAACTTGGTGAATGTGGCTGAGCATAGTTCCAAGTCATCGCCTCGAAAGATTCGATACCACGACCACCTTCTTTTTGATAAAGATGATGCATTTCTTCACGAATCATAGAAAGAATTTCAACATCTGGTAACGCTTCACCTGGTTGGTCACAGCCTTTCCAGTGCCATTGAGCCCAACGACCAGAGTTAGCAATCGAACCATCTTCTTCTGCGAAACAGGTGGTTGGTAAACGGAATACTTCAGTTTGAATATCTGCTGGAGTTACATTGTTTGATTCACCAAAGTTTTTCCAGAACTCAGAAGATTCAGTTTGAAGCGGATCCATTACGATTAAGAACTTCAATTTACTCATACCCGCAACAGTTTTGTTTTTATTCGGTAATGAGTTTAATACGTTGAAACCTTGTAAAATCCAACCGTTCAATTTGCCATCATTCATTAACTTAACATGAGTGATAGGGTCGTATAAGCGGTCTGCTTTTGGTAAGAAATCGAAACCCCAACCATTTTCTTTGGTTGCTTTATCACCATAGAACGTTTTCATCATACTCACGAAGAATTTCGATGTATTACGATAGTAGTTCACCTGGTTTGGTACGATATCTTTTGGCGTAATCGCATTAATGTATTGTTCGTAGGACGTATCTTTATCATTCGGCAAACGCATATAACCCGGTAAAGACATCGGCAATAAGCCCATATCTGTTGTACCTTGTACGTTTGAGTGTCCACGTAATGCATTAATACCGCCACCTGGCATCCCCATATTACCTAAGAGTAATTGGATCATTGCCATTGAACGAATGTTTTGTGTACCGATTGTGTGCTCAGTAAAGCCTAACGCATATAAGTGCGTCATGGTTTTATTCGGTGCAGAGGTTTTACCAATTTCTTCACAGATTTGTAAGAAGAGTTTTTGTTTAACGCCGGTAATACGTTCAACCATTTCTGGGGTATAGCGAGAAACGTGATCTTTCAAGATATTAATCACACAGCGTGGATCTTGTAAGGTCATATCACGTTTAGCATTACCATTTTCATCAAATTGGTAATTCCATTTAGATTTATCGTAAGTGCGTTTTTCTTCATCAAAACCTACGAATAAACCATCTTCAAATTTGAAACCTTCATCAACTAAGAATGAAGCATTGGTATAGTGTTTAACGTATTCGTGTTGAATTTGATTAGTTTCCAATAAGTAACGGATCACACCCATTAAGAATGCGATATCAGAACCGGAACGAATTGGTGCATGAAGGTCAGCTACAGAAGCTGTACGGTTAAAGCGAGGGTCAACCACGATGATTTTCGCACCGTTTTTCTTCGCTTCGATCGCCCAACGGAAGCCAACAGGGTGAGCTTCAGCAGGGTTACCACCTTGAACAATAATAAGATTGGCGTTTTTGATGTCAACCCAGTTGTTTGTCATGGCACCGCGACCAAATGATGGAGCAAGACTTGCTACCGTTGGTCCGTGTCAAGTATTCGCTTGGTTACACATCGGCACTATGCCCAACATTCGCACCCATTTATGAGTAAGAAGTGCGGCCTCGTTGCTCATGGCGGAGGCGGTCATAATACCTGTGGTTGTCCAACGGTTAACTGTTTTGCCACTTGCGTCTTTTTCAACAAAGTTAGCATCACGGTCATCTTTTAATAAACGAGAAACGCGTTTGATCGCTTCTTCCCAAGAAAGACGAACCCATTTGTCAGAACCCGGTGCACGATATTCAGGGTATAAAGCACGGCTTTCACTATTCACATAGTCTAATGCGCCCGCACCTTTAGGACATAATGCCCCGCGGCTTACCGGATGATCAGGGTCACCTTCAAGGTGGAATAATTTAGAACGGGTATTGGTGCCTGTATGGCTACTTAAAGTATCGTAAGGTTTGCCTGTGCTATATAACAACATACCACAGCTCACGGCACAATATGTACAGGTGTTACGGGATTCAAACGCCCGTAATAATTTGTACTCACGTGGCGCTGCTAAAACAGATGATGGTGCAAAGCCCAACATTGCCGCAGACGTCCCCGCCATACCACCTGCACAGATCTTAAAGAACTTACGTCTAGAGACCTGCATAATCACTCCTTCATAACGGCGAACCGTTAAGATATTTCGATAGTATAAATTCGTATAGATAATTTATTTGATTTCGTTAAAATAACGTATCAACCATTAAATCGGCTATAAAAATGACCAATTTAAACAGGGATAATTTTAACTATTTTTTAACCTGAAATCTATAATCAAAACTTGTTATAATCGTTTTAAAACTTGAGCCAGATCACAAAACAAGCATTTTTTGTTAAAAAAAAGTAACATTTTAGCTACAACCATTTTATTGGGAAAAAATAATGCACTGGATAATCCAAAAAACAATCAATTTTTTTAAAAAAACACCTGAAAATCCGACCGCACTTTTCATTGAAAAACAAGATAGTCTGGCTGCGGAAGTCCCTGTTTCTCTTGTCTATAATGGTATTGCGCATACCGTCATGATGTGTTCTCCACAAGATTTAGAGGATTTTGCTTTAGGCTTTTCATTGGCAGAAGGTATTATTGAGAAAAAAGCGGATATTTATGGCATTGATGTGGTGGAAGTATGCAATGGAATCGAAGTGCAAATTGAATTATCTAGCCGCCAATTTGTGGCATTAAAAGATCATCGCCGAACATTAACAGGCAGAACAGGATGTGGCATTTGCGGCACAGAACAAATCTCACAAGTTTATAAAAAATTGCCAAAATTAGACCGCACTTTCCAATTTAATTTAAATTTATTAGATGGTTGTTTAGCACAATTACAAGCCAATCAAGCACTCGGAAAAGAAACGGGCGCGACACATGCAGCCGCCTTTTTTGATTTATCGGGTAATTTACTGGCGATTCGAGAAGATGTTGGGCGACATGTTGCACTAGATAAATTAATTGGCTGGCATGCAAAACAAAATCAACCACAAGGATTTGTGTTGGTTTCGAGCCGAGCCAGTTATGAAATGGTTCAAAAATCGGTAGCTTGTGGTATCGAGTTACTTGTTGCGATTTCTGCTGCGACAGATCTCGCCGTGAATATGGCTGAACAACACAATCTTTCCCTTATCGGCTTTGCTCGCCCAGGAAAAGCCAATATCTATGCGGGTAAAGAGCGGTTGGTTTTAGCTTAGTTTTATCTATTAAAAACAAGTGCGGTCAAAAACACCATGATTTTTAACCGCACTTTTTGTTTATTTCTTTTATTCTTTTGGCGATTTACTCTCTAAGAGCACTTCAGAAACCCAGCGTTGGGTGAGGCGTTTACCTTCTTGATCTGTACCAAATTTCATAAAATCAATATCCACGAGTTTTAATTTGCTCGCCGGCAGGAAGCCTGGCGCCGGTTCAGCATGAATATTGGTTGGAAGTTGATAAGAGTCTGATTCTCGCCACGGAATTTCTTGTGCTTCTTTGCTTAGTACAAAATCCATAAACAGCTTAGCATTATCGAGGTTTCTTGCTCCTTTGATAATACTAGCTCCACCTAAAGAATAGCCTACGCCTTCGCACGGTAAAATCCCTTCAACGGGCGCACCGTTTTTCTTCTCACGTGGGTAAACCAACATGAAACCTAAATCAATTGCTACGGTACCGTTAGCCAAATAGTTGCTCGCAAGACCTGTTTTGGTATGTTGCATGAGATTAGGTTCTAATTTTTTTAAATAATCAAAAGCTTTTTCCTCTCCCCATAATGTGGAAAAAGTGCTGATAAGTGAATAACCCGTACCAGAAACACGGGGATCGGGATATTGAATTTGTCCTTGATATTCAGGCTTTATTAGATCTGCATAACATTTTGGCGCAGGAATATTCAATTCTTTTAATTTTTTAGTATTCACTCCAATGCCTAGCTCCATTAAGTAAATCACAGAGGTGAAATTACCACGTTGCTCCATTAAAGATTTAAATTGCGGCATGATATCTTTTTGTAATGGGGAGCGATAGGATTCAAGTAAGCCTAATTCTGCAGCTTGAAGATGCGGTTCAATGGTGCCGCCAAACCAGAAATCAGCTTGTGGGTTTTCTTTTTCAGCTTTAATTTTGCCTAATACAACGCCTGTACTATTACGTACAAATTGAGCATCTACATTGTATTTTTTACTAAAGGCTTGCGTGACTTTTTCGCATACTACGTTTTGTACACTGCAATACACGGTGAGTTTGCCTTCAGCCTGTGCGTGAGACGTGTACGCGAGAGCGGTTAGAGCTGAAAGTGCGGTTAATTTTAACGTGGTTTTTATTGACATTATGTCTCCTTTTACGTCGTCAATATTTAGTAATTATTTGATATTGCTAATATAAGCGGGCAGAGGAAATTTGTAAATATTGGGATTGTTTAAACGCATAATTCCCACTATAATCCCCTGTAAATTTAACCAGATTAAAATAAGAGCAATGGATATTTCAGAATTACTTGATGGCTTGAATGATAAACAACGTGAAGCAGTGGCAGCACCGCTTGGCAATTACCTTGTGCTTGCCGGTGCTGGAAGTGGTAAAACTCGCGTACTGACTCACCGTATTGCTTGGTTGATTGCTGTAGAAAATATTTCTGAAGGTAGCATTATGGCGGTAACCTTCACCAATAAAGCCGCTGCTGAAATGCGCCATCGTATTCAAGATACCTTATCCAAACATGCTCAATCGAATCTATTTGGCATGTGGATTGGCACATTCCATAGCATTGCTCATCGATTATTACGCGCTCACCATTTAGATGTGAACTTGCCACAAGATTTCCAAATTTTAGATTCTGAAGACCAACTTCGTTTAGTAAAACGCTTGATGAAATTACACAATTATGATGATAAAGCGTTTCCACCAAAGCAAGCGTGCTGGTATATCAATAATAAAAAAGATGAAGGTTTAAGACCACAAGATATCAATGATTTTGGTGATCGTCAGGAAAAAGAGTGGATTAAGATCTACCAAATTTATCAAGATACTTGCGATCGTGCAGGTTTGGTCGATTTTGCCGAATTACTAATTCGTGCCTATGAATTATTTGCTAAAAAGCCCGTGATTTTGCAACGCTATCAACAACGTTTTCAGCATATCTTGGTGGATGAGTTCCAAGATACCAACAAAATACAATATGCCTGGATCAAAATTCTTGCCGGCAATACGGGTAAAGTGATGATTGTGGGAGATGATGACCAATCTATTTATGGATGGCGTGGTGCACAGGTCGAAAATATTCAAAAATTCCTGAAAGATTTCAAGGCTGAAACCATTCGCTTGGAGCAAAATTATCGTTCTACCGGCAATATTTTGAAAAGTGCCAACCAACTTATTTCGAATAATAGTGATCGTCTCGGTAAGAATTTATGGACCGATGGTGAAATGGGCGAGCCAGTGGGTATTTATGCGGCATTTAATGAATTAGATGAGGCAAAATTTGTGGCTTCTCAGATTCAAAACTGGGTAGATGACGGTGGAAAATTAGATGATTGTGCTGTTTTATATCGTAGTAATAGCCAATCTCGTGTCATTGAAGAAGCCTTGATTCGTTGTCAAATTCCTTATCGTATTTACGGTGGGATGCGATTCTTTGAACGCCAAGAAATTAAAGATGCGTTGGCGTATTTACGCTTAATTAATAACCGTCAAGACGATGCCGCGTTTGAACGTGTAATTAATACGCCTACACGTGGTATTGGCGATCGTACTTTAGATGTGTTACGAAATTTAACCCGAGAACGTCAAATTACTTTATGGCAAGCTGTTCAAGTAGCCACACAAGAAAATATGCTAACGGGGCGAGCTTCAACTGCATTACTGCGTTTCCAAGAGTTGATTAATTCTTTACAGGTGGATACGGCTGAAATGCCATTGTTTGCACAGACAGATTTCGTGATTAAACATTCTGGCTTATACGACATGTATAAACAAGAAAAAGGCGAAAAAGGTGAAGTGCGTATTGAAAACTTAGAGGAATTGGTGACGGCAACCCGAGAATTTATCAAACCCGATGAAGCAGAGGATATGACCGATCTTACCGCCTTTTTAACTCACGCCTCTTTAGAAGCGGGAGAAGAGCAGGCCTCCCCTCATCAATCTTGTGTAGAAATGATGACCTTACACTCAGCAAAAGGCTTGGAGTTTCCACGCGTGTTTATGGTTGGGGTGGAAGAGGGGGTATTCCCAAGTTTCCGTTCATTTGAAGAGCCCGGTCGTTTAGAAGAAGAACGTCGTCTTGCTTATGTGGGTATTACTCGAGCTAAGCAAAAACTCACCATTTGTTATGCTGAAAGTCGTCGTGTTTATACAAAAGAAGAACGTCATTTGCCTTCACGTTTTATTACAGAATTACCATCAGAATGCATTCAAGAAATCCGCTTGCGTGGAACGGTGACTCGAGCATTAAACCAAGCGAAAGTGGGAAGTTTAAACACGAGTTTGCCTGAGAATGAATGGAAAATGGGACAAAAAGTGAAACATGAAAAGTTTGGTTTTGGCACAGTGATAAACGTTGAAGGCTCAGATAATAACACCCGTTTACAAATCGCTTTTCAAGCTCAAGGTATTAAGTGGTTAATTGCCCATTTGGCAAAATTAGAAAAAGTGCGGTAGAATCGGGAGGATTTTATTGCAGCGGGCATGAATATTGATGTTTATGCTCAAGGTGCCAAGTGCGAAAGCATTCGAAGAAATGACCGCACTTTTATCATGTGGGAAGTAGATGTTTAAATTTATTTTAAAACGTATTTTAATGGTGATTCCTACCTTTATCGCCATTACTTTTGTGACTTTTGCGCTCATTCATTTTATTCCAGGCGATCCTGTGGAGATTATGATGGGAGAGCGAGGTTTAACGCCAGAAGTTCATCAACAAATGATGAAACAACTTGGTCTCGATTTACCGTTGTATCAGCAATATTTCAATTATATTAGTAATGTAATACAAGGCGATTTCGGTGAATCATTCCGCACTCAACAACCTGTTCTGAGGGAGTTTTTCACACTTTTCCCTGCTACGTTTGAATTGGCTTTCTTTGCACTATTTTGGTCATTAATTGCCGGCATTACGCTAGGAACGATTGCTGCCGTCAAGAAAGATAGCTGGATTTCTCATACCGTGACAGCTATGTCATTAACGGGTTATTCCATGCCAATTTTCTGGTGGGGATTAATTTTGATCTTATATATTTCACCTTGGTTAGATTTACCACAAGGGGGACGTTTAGAAGACAGTTTCTGGATCGATACACCAACTGGTTTTATGTTAATTGATACTTGGCTTTCAGGCGTGCCTGGCGCCTTTTGGAATGCCATTAAGTCATTGATTCTACCATCTATTGTGTTAGGTACCATTCCACTTGCGGTGATTACCCGAATGACACGTTCTTCTATGTTGGAAGTGTTAGGTGAAGATTATATTCGTACCGCAAAAGCGAAAGGCTTAAGTTATACCCGAATTGTGATTGTACATGCGCTACGTAATGCGCTTATCCCTGTTGTAACAGTGGTGGGCTTGATTGTAGGACAGTTATTATCCGGTGCAGTTTTAACCGAAACAATTTTCTCATGGCCGGGTATTGGTAAATGGATTATCGATGCGATTTCTAATCGTGATTATCCGGTCTTACAAGGCGCCGTGTTGATTATCGCTACAATTATTATTGTGGTGAATTTGACGATCGATTTACTTTATGGCGTGGTAAACCCACGTATTCGCCATCAATAAGGAGCCTTATTAATGACGGAACAAACTTTATCTATTGAAACGATTGCACCTCGCACACCGTTGCAGGAGTTTTGGTTTTATTTCAAACAAAATAAAGGGGCTGTGATTGGGCTCACTTTTATTCTTGTTGTGGCATTAATCAGTATTTTTGCCCCTTGGATTGCACCTTTCGACCCTATCGAACAAAATCGTTCAGCGCTATTGTTACCGCCAGCTTGGTATGAAGGTGGTAATTCAGCCTATTTACTGGGTACGGATGACATTGGTCGAGATATTCTTTCTCGCATTATTTATGGTACGCGCATTTCTGTTTTTGCAGGTTTCATTATAGTCATTCTATCTTGTATTTTAGGAACGAGCCTTGGCTTGCTAGCCGGCTATTATGGCGGGGCATTAGATACATTAATTGTTCGTTTTATTGACATTATGTTGGCTATCCCAAACTTGCTTTTAACCATTGTGGTGGTATCAATCTTAGAGCCCTCTTTAACCAATGCGACGTTGGCGATTGCCGTGGTTTCGATTCCAAGTTATGTGCGTTTAACACGTGCAGCGGTATTAAATGAGAAAAACAGAGATTATGTCACCTCTTCGCGTGTAGCGGGAGCAAGCGTATTACGCTTAATGTTTATTGTGATTTTACCGAATTGCCTTGCACCGCTTATCGTGCAAATGACAATGGGGATTTCTAATGCAATTTTAGAATTAGCAACCTTAGGTTTCTTAGGTATTGGTGCAAAACCACCAACACCGGAATTGGGGACCATGTTATCTGAATCACGCAGCTTTATGCAGGCAGCAAACTGGTTGGTTACGATTCCAGGTTTAGTGATTTTATCGCTTGTTTTAGCATTTAACTTAATGGGCGACGGGTTGCGTGATGCGCTCGATCCAAAATTAAAACAATAGGGGGCAGGATGGCATTATTAGATGTAAAAGAACTTTCTGTTCACTTTGGTGATGAAAAAGCACCTTTTAAAGCGGTGGATCGTATTAGCTACCAAGTTAATCAAGGCGAAGTATTAGGTATTGTCGGCGAGTCTGGCTCAGGGAAATCAGTAAGTTCCCTTGCGGTAATGGGCTTAATTGATTTTCCTGGTCGAGTTTCAGCGCAGGGCTTGGCATTTGAAGGAAAAGATCTTTTAAGCTTACCGCCAAAAGAAAAGCGGGAATTAGTTGGGGCCGATATTGCCATGATCTTCCAAGACCCAATGACAAGCTTAAATCCCGCTTATACGGTGGGTTTCCAAATTATGGAAGCCATCAAAGCGCATCAAGGCGGCAGTAAAAAAGAACGCCGTGAACGTACTTTAGAGCTATTACGTTTAGTCGGCATACCTGATCCTGAATCACGTATTGATGTCTATCCGCATCAGCTTTCTGGCGGGATGAGCCAACGCGTTATGATTGCTATGGCGATAGCTTGTAAACCGAGATTGCTGATTGCAGATGAACCAACCACTGCACTGGATGTAACCATTCAAGCACAAATTGTAGATTTGTTGCTTGAGTTACAGCAAAAAGAATGTATGTCGTTGATTCTGATTACGCACGATCTTGCGTTAGTCGCAGAGGCGGCGCATCGTATTATTGTGATGTATGCGGGACAAGTAGTAGAAGAAGGACGAGCAGAAGATATTTTCCGTGAACCAAAACATCCTTATACTCAAGCATTATTACGTTCTTTACCGGAGTTTGCAGAAGGTAAATCTCGGTTACAATCGTTGCCCGGTGTAGTGCCAGGTAAATACGATCGCCCACAAGGTTGCTTGTTAAATCCACGTTGTCCGTATGCGACCGATCTTTGTCGAACTGTTGAACCTGAATTACGTCACGTAGGAAATCGACAAGTTAAATGTCATACCCCATTAAATGCCCAAGGAGAACCAAGCAATGTCTAATGTCGCGCAAGAAAATGCACCATTGCTCAATGCTATTGGGCTGAAAAAATATTATCCTGTGAAAAAAGGAATGTTTGCGAAAACACAGCAAGTGAAAGCATTAGATGGTGTGTCTTTTTCTCTAGAACGAGGCAAAACGCTTGCCGTGGTGGGGGAGTCAGGTTGTGGGAAATCGACACTTGGTCGTCTTTTGACGATGATAGAAGAGCCGACTGAAGGTGAGTTGTATTACAACGGGCAAAATTTCTTAGAGAATGATCACGAAACGAAAGCATTGCGCCGTCAGAAAATCCAAATCGTGTTTCAAAACCCTTATGCATCACTGAACCCGCGTAAGAAAATTGGCACAATTTTGGAAGAACCTTTAGTCATTAATACCAATTTATCGGCAAAAGAGCGTAAAGAAAAAGTATTGGCCATGATGGCAAAAGTGGGACTGCGTGCAGAGTTTTATAATCGCTATCCACATATGTTTTCGGGAGGACAGCGTCAACGTATCGCGATTGCCCGTGGTTTAATGCTTGAACCTGATGTGGTTGTGGCGGATGAACCCGTTTCTGCATTAGATGTGTCCGTTCGTGCGCAAGTGCTGAATTTGATGATGGATTTGCAAGCTGAGCTTGGTTTATCTTATGTATTTATTTCCCATGATCTTTCGGTGGTTGAGCATATTGCAGATGAGGTGATGGTAATGTATTTAGGTCGTTGTGTTGAAATGGGCACAAAAGAGCAGATCTTTAATAATCCTCAGCATCCTTATACACAAGCGTTACTTTCGGCGACACCGAGATTATCGCCTGAATTACGTCGTCAGCGGATTAAATTAAAGGGCGAATTGCCAAGCCCGATTAATCCACCAAAAGGTTGTGCATTTAATCCGCGTTGTTGGAAAGCGACCGATAAATGTCGAAATGAGCAACCGAAATTGGAAAAATATCCTGATGGTAAGCTAATCGCTTGTTTCCATCTCGATTAGAAAAGAAAAAAGAAAATGACCGCACTTATTGAGTAAGTGCGGTCATTTTTTAGACGTTTTGAGCGCGATAGCGGAAATTGAAGAAGACAAAGATGCCAAGTGCAATCATCGCTAATGCTGCCCCCGTAAAGCCAATATATTCAAGACCGACATGACGAGCGATTTGGTTACCAAACAGTGCACCTGCACCAATACCCGCATTGAAAATACCTGAATAAATGGCACTTGCGACGTCTGTTGCATCAGGAGCAAGTTGAAGTACGCGCATTTGTAAGGCGAGCCCGATACAAGAGATGCCAATACCCCAAATAAAGGCTAGGGTAAACATCGTGACTGTATAACTTGCAGAAACAAGCATAAAGGCTAAAGAGACTGCCAATAAAATCATTGCCGTACTGATAAATTGGATTGGACCAAAACGGTATAAGCGGTTAAAGATCACACTTGCGGTAATGCCAGACACCCCAAATACCAACAAAATTATTGTCGCAAGATTTGGATCGAGTTCGCCGATTTGAACCATAAAGGGTTCAATGTAGGTATAAGCGGTAAAGTGTGCTGAAACGATAAGTACCGTTGTGGCATAAAGTCCAATGAGTAATGGACGTTTTGCCAAAATCGGTAGGCTAGAAAGTGAGCCGGCATTTTTACTTGGTAGATTTGGTAATAAACGCATAATAAATACCATCACAACCAAAGCTAATGCGGCAATGATTGCGAAAGTAATACGCCAACCAACTAATTGACCGACTAAACGGCCTAATGGTAAGCCTAAAATAGTCGCAAGGGATGTACCGATAGCGAGCATACCAATTGCTTGTGTTTTCTTATTCTTCGGTGCCACACGCATCACTAATGATGCGGTAATTGCCCAGAAGAGGGAATGCGCTACCGCAATACACATACGGGCAATTAGCAGAATCCAATAATT encodes:
- a CDS encoding ABC transporter substrate-binding protein — translated: MSIKTTLKLTALSALTALAYTSHAQAEGKLTVYCSVQNVVCEKVTQAFSKKYNVDAQFVRNSTGVVLGKIKAEKENPQADFWFGGTIEPHLQAAELGLLESYRSPLQKDIMPQFKSLMEQRGNFTSVIYLMELGIGVNTKKLKELNIPAPKCYADLIKPEYQGQIQYPDPRVSGTGYSLISTFSTLWGEEKAFDYLKKLEPNLMQHTKTGLASNYLANGTVAIDLGFMLVYPREKKNGAPVEGILPCEGVGYSLGGASIIKGARNLDNAKLFMDFVLSKEAQEIPWRESDSYQLPTNIHAEPAPGFLPASKLKLVDIDFMKFGTDQEGKRLTQRWVSEVLLESKSPKE
- the uvrD gene encoding DNA helicase II — its product is MDISELLDGLNDKQREAVAAPLGNYLVLAGAGSGKTRVLTHRIAWLIAVENISEGSIMAVTFTNKAAAEMRHRIQDTLSKHAQSNLFGMWIGTFHSIAHRLLRAHHLDVNLPQDFQILDSEDQLRLVKRLMKLHNYDDKAFPPKQACWYINNKKDEGLRPQDINDFGDRQEKEWIKIYQIYQDTCDRAGLVDFAELLIRAYELFAKKPVILQRYQQRFQHILVDEFQDTNKIQYAWIKILAGNTGKVMIVGDDDQSIYGWRGAQVENIQKFLKDFKAETIRLEQNYRSTGNILKSANQLISNNSDRLGKNLWTDGEMGEPVGIYAAFNELDEAKFVASQIQNWVDDGGKLDDCAVLYRSNSQSRVIEEALIRCQIPYRIYGGMRFFERQEIKDALAYLRLINNRQDDAAFERVINTPTRGIGDRTLDVLRNLTRERQITLWQAVQVATQENMLTGRASTALLRFQELINSLQVDTAEMPLFAQTDFVIKHSGLYDMYKQEKGEKGEVRIENLEELVTATREFIKPDEAEDMTDLTAFLTHASLEAGEEQASPHQSCVEMMTLHSAKGLEFPRVFMVGVEEGVFPSFRSFEEPGRLEEERRLAYVGITRAKQKLTICYAESRRVYTKEERHLPSRFITELPSECIQEIRLRGTVTRALNQAKVGSLNTSLPENEWKMGQKVKHEKFGFGTVINVEGSDNNTRLQIAFQAQGIKWLIAHLAKLEKVR
- a CDS encoding ABC transporter permease subunit produces the protein MTEQTLSIETIAPRTPLQEFWFYFKQNKGAVIGLTFILVVALISIFAPWIAPFDPIEQNRSALLLPPAWYEGGNSAYLLGTDDIGRDILSRIIYGTRISVFAGFIIVILSCILGTSLGLLAGYYGGALDTLIVRFIDIMLAIPNLLLTIVVVSILEPSLTNATLAIAVVSIPSYVRLTRAAVLNEKNRDYVTSSRVAGASVLRLMFIVILPNCLAPLIVQMTMGISNAILELATLGFLGIGAKPPTPELGTMLSESRSFMQAANWLVTIPGLVILSLVLAFNLMGDGLRDALDPKLKQ
- a CDS encoding ABC transporter permease subunit, coding for MFKFILKRILMVIPTFIAITFVTFALIHFIPGDPVEIMMGERGLTPEVHQQMMKQLGLDLPLYQQYFNYISNVIQGDFGESFRTQQPVLREFFTLFPATFELAFFALFWSLIAGITLGTIAAVKKDSWISHTVTAMSLTGYSMPIFWWGLILILYISPWLDLPQGGRLEDSFWIDTPTGFMLIDTWLSGVPGAFWNAIKSLILPSIVLGTIPLAVITRMTRSSMLEVLGEDYIRTAKAKGLSYTRIVIVHALRNALIPVVTVVGLIVGQLLSGAVLTETIFSWPGIGKWIIDAISNRDYPVLQGAVLIIATIIIVVNLTIDLLYGVVNPRIRHQ
- the fdhD gene encoding formate dehydrogenase accessory sulfurtransferase FdhD; the protein is MHWIIQKTINFFKKTPENPTALFIEKQDSLAAEVPVSLVYNGIAHTVMMCSPQDLEDFALGFSLAEGIIEKKADIYGIDVVEVCNGIEVQIELSSRQFVALKDHRRTLTGRTGCGICGTEQISQVYKKLPKLDRTFQFNLNLLDGCLAQLQANQALGKETGATHAAAFFDLSGNLLAIREDVGRHVALDKLIGWHAKQNQPQGFVLVSSRASYEMVQKSVACGIELLVAISAATDLAVNMAEQHNLSLIGFARPGKANIYAGKERLVLA
- the fdnG gene encoding formate dehydrogenase-N subunit alpha, giving the protein MQVSRRKFFKICAGGMAGTSAAMLGFAPSSVLAAPREYKLLRAFESRNTCTYCAVSCGMLLYSTGKPYDTLSSHTGTNTRSKLFHLEGDPDHPVSRGALCPKGAGALDYVNSESRALYPEYRAPGSDKWVRLSWEEAIKRVSRLLKDDRDANFVEKDASGKTVNRWTTTGIMTASAMSNEAALLTHKWVRMLGIVPMCNQANTUHGPTVASLAPSFGRGAMTNNWVDIKNANLIIVQGGNPAEAHPVGFRWAIEAKKNGAKIIVVDPRFNRTASVADLHAPIRSGSDIAFLMGVIRYLLETNQIQHEYVKHYTNASFLVDEGFKFEDGLFVGFDEEKRTYDKSKWNYQFDENGNAKRDMTLQDPRCVINILKDHVSRYTPEMVERITGVKQKLFLQICEEIGKTSAPNKTMTHLYALGFTEHTIGTQNIRSMAMIQLLLGNMGMPGGGINALRGHSNVQGTTDMGLLPMSLPGYMRLPNDKDTSYEQYINAITPKDIVPNQVNYYRNTSKFFVSMMKTFYGDKATKENGWGFDFLPKADRLYDPITHVKLMNDGKLNGWILQGFNVLNSLPNKNKTVAGMSKLKFLIVMDPLQTESSEFWKNFGESNNVTPADIQTEVFRLPTTCFAEEDGSIANSGRWAQWHWKGCDQPGEALPDVEILSMIREEMHHLYQKEGGRGIESFEAMTWNYAQPHSPSSVELAKELNGYALADLLDADGNVMYKKGQLLNGFAHLRDDGTTSAGNWIYVGQWTEKGNQTANRDNSDPSGLGCTLGWGFAWPANRRILYSRASLDINGNPWDKHRQLIKWNGKNWNWLDVADYGTQPPGSDAGPFIMSAEGVGRLFAVDKIANGPMPEHYEPIESPIDTNPLHPSVVSDPTVRIYKEDREFIGSNKDFPYVATTYRLTEHFHSWTAQSALNIIAQPQQFVEIGEKLAAEKGIQKGDMVKITSRRGYIKAVAVVTKRLKDLEVDGRTVHHVGIPIHWNMKALNGKGNRGFSTNTLTPSWGEAVTQTPEYKTFLVNIEKAEA